A region from the Fusarium musae strain F31 chromosome 1, whole genome shotgun sequence genome encodes:
- a CDS encoding hypothetical protein (EggNog:ENOG41), which yields MVRIAPFAVEQWMDEYETTPGVLNVAETCAASVSIDDLVGMCKDPKAQGPIDTSLKLTYGPIPGSNALRERIAAQCSTEDTKLVAEDIVVTQGAIGANFLALYSLIGPSDHVICVYPTYQQLYEVPRSIGAEVSLWKLKEEESFVPNVDELMNLIRKNTKMIIINNPNNPTGAPIHNSELGRIAQIAKEKDIILFSDEVYRPLFHGGASGQIDIPKSATTLGYKRTLTTGSMSKGYALAGIRVGWITSKDTSIISAIMAARDYTTISVSQIDDQVARYALSPAVLPSLVDRNLTLARNNAKLVKEFVGRYQAICSWVEPTAGTTAFVRFIKNGQPINDVDFCLDLLSKNNVLFVAGSKCFGNDEDFKGYIRMGDDDRFLAALLGL from the exons ATGGTTCGAATTGCACCTTTCGCTGTTGAACAATGGATGGACGAGTATGAGACAACTCCTGGGGTCCTGAACGTTGCTGAGACGTGTGCTGCGTCTGTATCGATTGACGACTTGGTCGGCATGTGCAAAGACCCCAAAGCACAAGGTCCTATTGATACAAGCCTCAAACTTACATACGGCCCTATCCCCGGTTCCAACGCATTAAGAGAGAGGATAGCTGCCCAATGCAGCACCGAAGACACAAAACTTGTTGCAGAAGATATCGTTGTTACACAAGGCGCGATCGGTGCCAACTTCCTGGCCCTGTATAGCCTCATTGGGCCAAGTGATCACGTAATTTGCGTTTATCCGACATACCAGCAACTATATGAGGTTCCGCGAAGCATCGGAGCTGAAGTCTCATTATGGAAgctgaaggaagaagagagcttCGTTCCCAACGTGGATGAGCTGATGAACCTCATCCGAAAGAACACGAAG ATGATCATCATAAACAATCCGAACAATCCTACCGGTGCACCTATCCATAACAGTGAACTGGGGCGCATTGCTCAAATAGCAAAGGAGAAAGACATTATCCTGTTCTCTGACGAAGTCTATCGCCCACTCTTCCATGGCGGGGCCTCTGGCCAAATTGACATACCGAAGTCTGCTACGACCTTGGGTTATAAAAGAACGCTCACGACGGGATCCATGTCCAAAGGATATGCTCTGGCTGGGATTCGGGTCGGCTGGATTACAAGCAAGGACACGTCCATCAtctcagccatcatggccgcGCGAGACTACACCACAATCAGCGTTTCCCAGATCGATGACCAGGTCGCGAGATACGCCTTATCGCCAGCAGTTCTCCCTTCTTTAGTTGATCGCAACTTGACTCTGGCAAGGAACAATGCGAAACTGGTCAAAGAGTTTGTCGGACGCTATCAGGCCATATGTTCCTGGGTAGAGCCCACGGCCGGGACGACAGCATTTGTTCGTTTCATCAAGAATGGCCAACCCATAAATGATGTTGACTTCTGCTTGGACCTGCTAAGCAAGAACAACGTCCTGTTCGTGGCAGGTTCGAAATGCTTTGGGAATGACGAGGACTTTAAGGGATATATAAGAATGGG CGATGATGATCGCTTCTTGGCagctcttcttggcctgtGA